The genome window TGAAAAGCATATGGAACAGGTTTCAAAAAAATTAGAGGAAATTGATAAGCAGCTGATTTCTGTAAGAAATCAGCTTACTCAAAAGGAAGTAAAAATTATTGAGCTTTCCCGCAGGATTAGAGAATTAGAGCATGAACTGCATGAAACAAGACAGAAGATTAAAAAGCATAGGAAACTGCTTCAACAGGCTGATAGTCCAAGGGAATATGAAAAATATCTAAAAGAAAGGGATAAATTAGTTGCAAAAGCTACTCAAATAATGGAAGAGATTGAAAAACTTCGCTCAGAGTATCAGGACTTAATCTTTGAGGAAGACAAACTTCTGGAAAAAGAAGAAGAACTGGAAAAAGAAAAGGTTAAACTACAACAGGAATATAACTTTCTCTTAAAAGAACTGGAAAACCTGTCTGAAAGATTAAACAGACTTATTCAGAAACAAAAAGAAAGACATAATCTATAACTGATTTTCCTTAAATTTAATTAGTTCAGTTATTGTTTCATTAACAGGGGCTTTTAGCCCCTTTTTTTCTGCCAGTTTTACTATTGCACCATTAAGGGCATCTATCTCTGTTTTTTTACCTAATTTCAGGTCGTAATACATTGAGGGATAATGTTTTGCAGTTGGAGGAATTAATTTTTCATAAAAGTTTTTTATATATTCCTCTGGAGAACTCCAGTTTAGCTTTATATTGTTTGCATTTGTTACCTCAAATATTTCATAAATAATATTGTTCATAATTTTTCTGGTTTCAGGGTTTTCGGCAAGGTTACCATAATTACACTCCAGCAATGCTCCCAACGGGTTAAGTGCACAGTTATAAAGAATTTTATCCCACAATATCTGGTAAACATCCGGGGCATAAGATGCAGGAATTCCGCCTTTATTAAGAAAATTGATTAAAGGAAGAATTTTTTCTTCTGGGATTGTTCCTGAAGGGTCTCCAATCCTGACATCGTCTGCATTAACGGTGATTTCTGCACAATTTCCATTTATAACCTTTGAGCCAAAAATAACCCTTGCAAGCAAAACTTTGTTTTCTCCGAACTTTTCAACGGCCTGTTCATAATTTCCATATCCGTT of Persephonella sp. IF05-L8 contains these proteins:
- a CDS encoding ketopantoate reductase family protein, which encodes MKIAVFGLGAVGIAFATFLKKAGATVYGITKLEYLSRFPDNTLCVTGIWGNHQVKLDDITDKPETLPPVDFVILTVKSYDTSKALKQLSPLMKNETILVIAQNGYGNYEQAVEKFGENKVLLARVIFGSKVINGNCAEITVNADDVRIGDPSGTIPEEKILPLINFLNKGGIPASYAPDVYQILWDKILYNCALNPLGALLECNYGNLAENPETRKIMNNIIYEIFEVTNANNIKLNWSSPEEYIKNFYEKLIPPTAKHYPSMYYDLKLGKKTEIDALNGAIVKLAEKKGLKAPVNETITELIKFKENQL